The window gtcaaacactaaacgggttgaaaatgcttgaccctaacccgacccatttaattaacgtgtcgtgtcgtgtcaacccgtttattttcgtgtcgagttcgtgtcgggtttcgggttagggtTATACCTCGAAATATGtcgtgtcatgtgaggttaaaagattgagcatgttgaaaAAGTAGGAGTTGGGTAGGTGGAAAGGAAAAACTAATAGTTTGGAGGCAGAATAGATGAAGTCATAGCAAGTtcagatgacaaaattaaaagagtgaGAGTTGGGGAGGCGGATGACAAAGGTCATAAGGATGCGATAGTGGTGAAAGAGACTGAGTAGTTTGGGAGAGAATAGAAAAATTGAAATGAAGTCTTGATTTAGAcggctaagtcatttcaacattacaaaacaattCAATTTGAAGGCtttcttttacttatggttttgattttgtatctttctagtttatttaaataattcaaaatacttgcatataaataaacgggtaattttcgagtcatattcgagttgaaattctcaatcctaaccttacccatttaattttcgtgtcgtgtcgtgtcaacccgtttatttaaacgggttgaaatatcttacccaaacccgtttatttcgtgtcgtatCAATTTTTGTCACCTCTAATAAAAACATTAAGAGAAATTGAATAATAAGAATAAACTCCAAATTATCAAATTTAACTAGTTAATTTATACACgcgttttttttattattttgataatgataaaagTAAGATGTTTGATTACTTTTGCATACATATTCaaaaatatcatcaacataatgttaaaataaagaaagaatatgattatttgttgttaaacTTTAATACCACCTGTTCCCTTAAAACGACATgaatttgattttatatatatatatatatatatatatatatatatatatatatatatatatatatatatatatatatatatatatatatatatatatatatatatatatatatatatatatatatatatatataggtggttTTTAAAAACACCATCCCCATAGCATGCGTCAAACTGATTCACTTATAAAATTTGATTAATTTTTGTTTCCTATATGCTGATGATTGTGCATACTGTGCatgtaaaaaaaatcattttttcgaGCAAAAGGATTCATTTTTTTCGAGCAAAAGGATCCagtatgctatgtgtatgtttGGTATTTGTTAAAGAAAAAGTTATCTAACATTTTTAAGTTTTCATTTGACCTTGCTTGACTATAACAAATGAATTACACTTAGGTTAAAGTTATTTAACTTATATCTTCATAAAAAAACTATAACACATTATAAAAATTGAAAGAAGCGATCATGCATCATGGAAGAGTTTTTATCATTTTTGCAAAAGGCATGGCCTATGTATTTGTTTGTTTACTGTAGTCTTATATCATAGTAGACAATCACATATAGGACATCTGTTAAATAATTGTTTATATGCTAtcttataatgattataaattagGGAAAGAAAAGGTCAAAGCTGAACAAATAACCTAATATTATGAATTATTGAGACATCTTAAAAGAAAAGGATGTTATATTACTTTTTTAATAAATCTGAGTCCAAATACATGGAATATTACGttccttttataaaaaaaagttatggTTGGTGTTTGGGTGTTGGTAATATATTGTATATTATATTAACTTTAATACATTATCTTATTACAGCTTATTTTGAAGATAAATAATTTTGAGAAAACTTATTTCCGTATGGAACATAACTTATAAAAAGATGAATGAACAGAATATTAATACATAAAATAATTTTAACATTGAAATTATCATTCTACTTAGTAATAACTTCTAAAACCCACGTACGATATAGGTATTCTGTATAGGGTTTGTTACAATAGGGTGAGTTTAATGGATTAGACAATGTCATTGGATTGATTTAGTGGACTAATCTTCTAACGTTTTGGAAACTGTTAGTATATTAGGCTAATATATCATATACGGTTTAGCTGTGAGATTCATATGTTATACGGattagataaaacaaagaattaaatatgaaggtttaaacaaaaatatatttaaatttgaaatttaaaatttaaaatttaaaatttaaatttaaaatgaaacatattaaatagtaatattgtaatttattgattattttcaattaaggcGGTTATTAATTGAAGtgtatgatgtgttaattaaaaaaaagataaaaaaatgagaaaaatgataaatggaaaaaaatatttatttataaataccaaaaatgacatgtgtccaggTTAATGAGATATGTGGCAAAATTAATTTCATTTATTAGGGAAGATTCAAGGGCGAAGCTTTATAGGGCCATGGGGTTGTGCGAAGCTCCGCCCCTCGTATGATCGTTactattttttaaaacatttttttcatTGACTATCTACATAGAATACCAATTTTGAATTGTTTATCAATAAATTATGTATTGGATATGTACTTTTTCTGTTTTAAACAATTTATTGTTAACCGGATGGTTAATAGATAGGTGAAAATgcatttttttatgtattaaaatgcTTTTTGGTAGGATCTTACAATCCGATTGGATCTTACTATCACTATTTTGCAAAGAGAAAAACAATCTTACGTGAGATCTCAATATTGATGACCTTGCATGTGATGGTGTTGCTATAATCATATGATTATTGAAAAGTTTTTGCTTTTACAAATAATTCTAAAGAACGAATAGATAATTTGAAAACCtgataaaaaattaataatataatctAACGAATTGGACAAAGATGTTATAAAAGCATAAACTAGCAAGAGGTAGAAACACTTGGAAGTTAGTAAGTACACAAATCTCTTCACCACCTACTAGAAAATGAACTATTACATATAAAATACTAAGAAAACATGGAACTTTTCAACGTATTTTTTTTCTTAGTGTTAACTTAATCCCATCTTAAGAGGCAAATGCATGATCGTTTAAGATCCCCTAAAAATGACGGTGTGAGCCTTCTATAAAGGCTAATTTGCACTACAATTACATGTACATTAATCCTTGTGAGTTGCATGTTGCCTTCTCTTAAAGTAACAAAGATTTACAACAAGTAATTTACTAAAATAACTATGCCTCAAGATAGAGTCTTTTTAAGCTGTTTGTTTGTATTCACTACAACCGATttaaaacaatacaaaaccaACAATATTATTAGTGATTCAACGAAATGTGAAATATTTGAAATATGTAAAAGCAAAGATGATTTATCAACTTAGATATAATCCATGATATATGCTAGATCATTGTCTTCCTGTGAACTGTCTTCTTCGAGAGACATCGTTTATGAAAGTTTCGACAATATATGTTGTGATGTGGTGGTTTTTCTCATTGTTCTCAGAGTCTATTACACATACATCATTATCTGCATATCACAAATAATTTGTGATCTCTTTCGCAATCTATTTATATAACCACTTGGAAGTAAAAACAGTTTCGCAAAGAAAAAAATTTATGTGTGAGAAAATATCGAGTTTTTGTAAATATGTGATCGATAGTTCATGATCATTCATTGTAGTTACCGAAAAATAAGATCcctaaattttaattttagagAATAACTCTCCAAAAAAACAAATAGAACTAATAGATCTCCTTGATATTTGCAATAATACTTGACATATATAAAAAGAACACAATAAACCTTGTCATCTCATATTGTTAAGTTGTCAAATATTGCAAATACTATGAGGATGATGttcatttttatatttaaatcTGAGTTTTATAGGTATTTTCATTTTCCAACCGTCGACTACCTTTTAGATAAAATAAAACATATCTTCTTGTTTATATTATTACATTCGCATTATGTGTGTATTTAATGAGATTATATATGGTCGACTTTACACCTACAAAATATAGAATATCCTCATATAATCCAAATCAAGGATATGGCATATGTCCAAGAAATCTTTAACCTTATAACTTCTTTTCTTTTCCATTAATGAACATGACACAACTTAAATTTTCAGCCTTGTTTATGGTCATTTTAGGTTTCTTTTTTATATAATTGaactttaaaattataaaaatcatccAACTAACCACCATCATCACAATGAACTTTTAAGCGTTTTGAATATTGAGCTTTTTGTCTCTCTAAAAAGATCCCGGTTAGCAAAAAACTTTGATACTATAGCTTCTGCTTAAAGCCTTAAGATTTTCAaccaacttttctttattttattaaatttactCATTTGCCTttacaaaataataattaaaaaaaattaaaaataaaaaataaacttatAAGTTTACAGGTACTTTACAATCATCAATATAAATAAATGTTAGAACTTACAAAAACTAACACATCATCGATATGAATAAATGCTAGAGGTTACGAAAAATAACGACATGATAACCTAAGACAAAACAAACAAATTATAGCAAGTTAATAAGACACAGAAATAAGCAGGTAGCCTAACTGTTTCGACGTTTAATGTTTCAacactaaacatatactaatgtCTACACTTAAACCCTATAACCCAACACAAAATAATACGATTTAGATTAAaaatatgagaaattaaatagtcTCCTACTATTTGTTTCTAATATCCTCCTACTTATTTTAgatggtgacaaatgtcattaaatttaatttaaatttgattgaaattttgaatTTGTACACTTGTCATTATTTTAAATGGAagaaaaatatgaacaaaaagTAGGatcatatttaatttctctaaaaaTATATATCTAACTATGTTAACACAACATTAAAAAGTTTAGAGaaattaaataatcttaaccattaTAAACgtgattttttaaaaaataaccattttttcagttgttaaaaaataataattttctccGAAATGACATTCCAAAGTATGTTTTAATTTCAgattttttttctaataattctaagaatttttttttctttttttaagatTTCGAATGTTACATTTCAGAATATTTTGTCTgcgttttttaataaaatatataattttatacatTAATATTGTCTTGTATATATACTATATAAGTTCGAccatatttgtttaatttttgttaaattacgcaaaaaaaaatgatttcttTCTTGAAATTTCGAAATTTTTCTTCAGATTTCAGAAAACTTTAGagttttatttttcaaaattcaaaattttagtcTTGCATCCGAAATATCTATCAAAATCagtcaaaaaaatgttttttcttgTTTCAAAATGTTCACTCTAAACAAAATGGTTATTTTTGTTTAAGAAATTGACAATTATTCTAAACAAAATGGTTATTTTTGTTTAAgaaattgacaattatcttcaaaTACACATCGATTAAAAAGTTGTTAGATTTCTTAATTTCCAAAAAGTTTATCTTGTTAACTTTTTGAAGATTGTTTTCTATTCGACACACTGTCTGTGAcacccgtatgttatacgggttgaataaaacaaaaaaattaaacatgaaggtttaaacaaaaatttatttgaattttaaatttgattttttaaaaggaaacatattaaatactatatgagttgtaatattataatttattggttattttaaGTTAAGGCAACTATTAATTTAGATGTAAATATGattgtgttaattaaaaaaatataaaaaaatgaaaaaatgacaaatggaaaaacatttattcaaaaattaacaaaaattaaCATGTGTCAAATTTAATGAAAAAGTGACATGtaacaaaattattttcatttattagagaaggATATTGCTTAACAACCATTAAACAACACCCAACCAAAAGAAATAGCTCTCAACCGAACTCAATAAAATATAATAGAAAATTAACTAAATACTTTACTGACAAAAATAATTCACAATAATATCCACAACAACGACAAATACTTAAAAGAAAACTTCCATCAATCAAAAtcattaaagaaaaatcaaattcAAACACTACTACTTTCCTATAAGTCCactatataaataattataccaAACACAATAAAACATCAACTAAAAAAAAGTCTCAAATTATGGGAAATTCAGTTACATCTCACAATATCTTTTTGATAATATCAAACCCTAGAAAAAGTTCATGACTTAACTCTTTCAGAAAAGATTCGATCTAAAGATCTTGAACGCTCAAACCTGCATCAATTAAACAAATTCTGTTATAAATTTTCCAAATCTGGTaaccataaataaataaaaaaattgttttatattATCATATACAGTTTGCTTTTTGAAAATAGGTTTTGTcagatttttataaaaaagaattagtatattacagttttggtccctgtAGTATACATCTTTCTGCAGGTTTGATACTAGTTTTAAAAGTTCTACCATCTACATGTCTAAGTTAAAAAGATGtaaaaagacgaaaatgcccctcTCTTTTTAACGAaacctagagagagagagagagagagagagagagagaacctgGAGGAAGAGATTGCTTCAGCTTATCTGCCTTCTCCTTGTCAAAGACACATAAAGTGTAAAGATACTTTGAGCAACGAACTTTGAATTTGACAACATCTTTGCTTCTTTTGATCTTCACAGATCTTGCATCCTTTCTTCTTGCAGTTAAAAGGAAATCTTTGATTTCATGAATTTGCTTCGGctgaaaatggaaaataaattaaaactaaaagatAAGCATGAGAACAATACTTCTTCACATTATTGTTTCAAACCATCAATATAGATTACATGACCAAGTTGAAAGCAACATTGTTCTGGGAATCCTTGAGTGAAAAATTTCACATAATGTTAATAGTGTAATTGACAAATTCTTTCGATGTTAACAATGGCGGACATGCTGGAATATATTCAATGTGATGAAAGAACAGACACTAAAACGAAACAGAAAACCGAGACACCAGATGACTGAAAAGCAAAAATTACAATTTCTAAAATAGTTCGTGCTAATTTTATAGATAAAAATCTACGTTTTTTTGggaaataaaaccctaatttccaataAACAACTTCGCTCTCGAAACTAATTGAATCGATATCGGTTTCGATTCATAAAACGCAAAAGCGTGTTCAGCCGCATTTACagattcaaaattaaacttgtgATGATCAAGTCAATATATCTCTTAAGGGAAACCAGACTCAGTTAGTTCCAGCTTcatggagatgaagtctagcAGCTGCCATAATAACGATAAAACCCTAATAATCATGAACTATTGTACCAAAACATTCAGATACAAGCTTAGAGACAATGCAATCTACAAGAAATTATATCTTAGGACAGCAAAACTGCAATCAAATAAGATATAGATTGGGAGAGAGAGTACCATTTTTGCAGGTGGAGAACTTACGGCAGCCGAAGTAAGAACTGTAAACCCTAGTTTCGCAGAAATATAAAGAGAGTCGATGGATAACATGGGCCAGTCAATGCATATGGATTTGTCCTCCTTAACCAACTCAAATGGgcttttaataattatttaagccCATTAAAATGTAAGTGGACTGTGGCATATACTAtttgttttcttgttttttttttcttttggtttCTTTCAGcaatattcatatatttttcaaaatgtatttttttttgttgttgttgagatTACATTGCTATAAATGAAAAAAACACCCATTAAGCAAACTCAATGCCCCTAAGTTTTATATTTCTATATTAAAGAGTTTAGAAACAATGACTATAATGAAAGAAGCTATTATGCTATATACCTCGTAAAGGAGAGATGTTAAAACAACTATTCCTTCTATTTGTGTATGCTAGTGGGATAATACTGACATGAAAACCCTtgcaaacttttcaaaagtttgtaAAAGATGATGCAAGTGTTCATCTATTGCATTGGATATAATATTCCCTTAAAATCGCTAACGGATGTTCATCTGTTGTCTTGGACAATACCTCAACTTTTCTATAATATCTTTGCAAAAGGAAGTAAAAAATCAAGAATAGGATGCAAATTGTATAATTTTGCTTTTCATAAAAATTCAACTCATTTAGACCATTAAAAACTAAATGAACTACTTATGCTTACAAATACATCGTTTAAGGTATGCTTCCTTTATGAAGATGAGACGCAAGTTTGAAGACATAATTTCATATCCATGAAAGGGAGAATATCATAAATAAGATCAAGAGGTAAGGTGCCTAATCTATTCCTTTCTACATCAATCATAACTTCATTGATCATAGAATCGGATGTTCCTCTCTACTCAGTCTTACGCCCCGCCCATAGGGGTTTGCCCGTTCTTTGTACATAAACCATTGTCAGGGTTTCACGGAGTTTCTACCTCGGTGGCC of the Lactuca sativa cultivar Salinas chromosome 6, Lsat_Salinas_v11, whole genome shotgun sequence genome contains:
- the LOC111893937 gene encoding 60S ribosomal protein L38 — protein: MLSIDSLYISAKLGFTVLTSAAVSSPPAKMPKQIHEIKDFLLTARRKDARSVKIKRSKDVVKFKVRCSKYLYTLCVFDKEKADKLKQSLPPGLSVQDL